Genomic window (Arachis hypogaea cultivar Tifrunner chromosome 13, arahy.Tifrunner.gnm2.J5K5, whole genome shotgun sequence):
CTCCCTTGGGGTGAGTGTACTATAACTCTGGAGGATGTAGCCATGCAGCTAGGTCTACCTATAGATGGACAGCCTGTTAGCGGTACTTTGAGGTCATGGAGTAAGTTTCATCAGAGAGATATTTGGGAATGGTGTCATGAACTTCTAGGTGAGGTTCCCCCCGGCCACGTAGGCACAACGAAGTACAACATCAAGTTGAAGTGGCTGAGAACTCGTCTTCAGCAGATGCCGCTTGAGTTAGATGATAATGGTCTCATGCAGTATGCACGATGTTACATACTTTACTTGTTGGGAGGCGTGCTTCTCCCGGACAAGGCCAACAACACAGTCCATGTACGATATCTGCCATTATTGGCTGACTTTGATGCCATTGGCACCTACAGTTGGGGTAGTGCCGTCCTCTGTTGGTTATAGCGTTCTATGTGCCTAGCAACAGACTACAGTGTTGAGGGTATGGCTGGGTGTCATACCTTGCTCATGTCGTGGATTTACTACAGATTACCCTTCTGGGCCCCGAATGTTACAACACCCTTTAGTTTTCCTTTGGCCACGAGGTATTTACTTTATGCTTCACACTTAGTGACTTTTATGAAGTTTTCTTTAATCTTGGAAATGTATATTTGTGATTAAGTTTATGGTTGTCCAACAGGTGGGCAGGAAAAAAAAGGACAGAATGACTATGCTGAGCAGCGCCTACTTAGGCACCGCCTGCGCTTGGACAATCTGCAAGTTGATGAGGTTGGTGGCCGTTGTGTTTATTATGTACTCAATACCTGCCTATGTGGCTGTAGTGACGGCGTTCCTTTATATTTGCAGTTTGTTTGGCAACCGTACATGGAACCCCAAATTCTGTCTAGAGTTCCCGCAGAATTCTTCGGCCACCCGCATGGAGATTTCTATAGCGCCGTTGTGCCTCTTATATTTTTCAGGTGGATTGAGATCCTAAATATTGACCGGGTGTTACGACAGTTTGGGGGAAAGCAAGGACATCCAAATCCGCCGCTTAACATTGATACCTTCCATCGACAATCATCCCGTAATGACGACGGTTGGTGGCCGGTTCGACTATCAGAATAGTTTGAGGTATGGGGCAACCGGCGCACGGATGCATACCTGCTGCGGATTGATCGTGCAGATACATTGCGTCCCAGCCATGATTATTATAGGTGGTACTGTGAGAGAACAAGGAGGTTTCTGTCTGCCCCTGACGCACTGCATGACCCGCGGGGTGACGCTGTCCCTGCAGATGCTCCCGCAGAGTATGGACGAGGCCCTGTGGTTAATTTGCCTCCCGTTCCCCGAGACCATCGGCGGCGCCGTCCCCGCAGAGCCAGAGTTGAGGGCCATGCTGACCATGGGGAGGATGACCAAGAGTTGCCAGAACAAGACCGACCCAGTTTTGAGCCAGATTTCGGACACCATATTCCCCGAGAGGCTCCTCCAGTTGCAGGGGACTGCTACTACCCGCAACCTGCTGGACCAACGGAACCCCACCATCCATTTTCCATACAGCAGTTTATGCTATATCAGAATAGCTACGAGATTGGCGGTTCATCCCAGGGAGGTACGCAGGACTTGATTGATTCAATGGACAGAGTTGGGTGGACAAATTTCTCTTCATTATTCGACAGGTTGGACCATTTTATTCCTCAGCAGTCATCCCCGCACACCCCCACTGATCTTGCACTCGCCCTGCCTCGCTCAGACACATTCACGCAGCCTGCCTATGCGGGGATGAGATCCGTTTCTCTTGGTGACACAGCTAGATCTGCACTTCGACCCTATGATGCCATGCAGATACCAGGCCGACGTCTTTCTTACACAGGAGCTGATGCTACAGCAGACGAGGTTGAGGTACCAGCTGCTCATCCCCGCCGGGACACTAGAGCCCCTTCGTGTGGCACAGGCGGCAGATTGGGTCACGAGCACCGTTAGTCTTGTTTTAGTTTGTTGATGTTGTTCGTTTTACTGTTCTTTCGTGGTGTTACTTATTTCTCCTTTTTACCATTTGCTGTTTCGTATGTCATGTAGACTTTATTTCCTGTACTGTTTCTTGTTTGAAGTTGATGTGCTGTTTCGGTTCTTTTATTAAGCATGCATTTACTTTACGTCTTGTCTTTGTTGACGACTATTGTTAGTAACGATAGCCTCGCATTTTATTATCGTTATACCAAACCGAGAATGCAAATGTGAAAGAaacaacagaatcaaaaacaataAACGAAACATTTGGGTCTTCTCCATTACAACGAAACATTTGAGGAAAAGGAAAAAGTTTACATTAAATTACATTAGTTAAAACTTAGGTTGCAGAGGCATGCGGACAATGTCGCCTGGTATGTCCGGGTTGCCTGCAAATGCCGCACCTCTTACCTGGTCCCGGCTCAACATCGTCCATTTCATTCCGAATCCTAGTAGATACCGGACGCCCTTCCATTGTACGTCGTAGAAGGGGGTTGGGCCGGATATGTGGTCCTTCATTTGGGGGCCACATCTCCTCATCCGGCACAGGTTGGAATTCCATCTGATAGACCCGAAACACACTCTCAACACGGTACACTAAATCAACATACTCTTGCCAGTCCAACCTCGCATATGCACACGCGGCCAGAGCATGTGCACAAGGATAATGTAACGCCTGAAAGTAACCACAATCACATCTGCGGTACCGAAGATTAACCCGGAACCATGACTGCACACCTGCAGTAGCTATCTCGTCGACTGTGAATATAGTGGTAGCTCTATCGTATGACGTCACCAACATCTGGGGAATGCCCTCACGGTTCGCTAGTATGGCTTTCTGCAAGAACTGTGAGAACACCTGACCACTTGCAACCTGCGCCTGTGCTTGCCGACCCTTCATGACGAATAACTCATTCAGGCGATGGTAGGTAGACTTGACAATTGCACACACTGGTAAATTTCTGGTGCCATTCAGGACGGAGTTTATACACTCAGAGAGGTTCGTCGTCATGTGGCCGTATCATCGGCCCTCATCTAGGTGCTGTAACCATTTAGGTGGCTCTAGCCCTCGGATCCACTCCATCATCTGCGGAGATGTTACCGGATCCTCGCTACTGATTAGCTCCAGGTAGTACTGCGACTGCTCTTGCGTCTTCGAATATGCAGCGTTAACTAGGTGTCTCTTGGCTTCCTTACTCTTGAAACTGGTAGCAAAGTTGGAGGCAATATGTCGAACACAGTACACATTGTGTTCCCAGCCACACCCCTCACGTTCCAATGCGGCCTTTATTGCCGCATGCCTGTCGGATATAAGCAGAACTCCCGGCCGAGTTACGACATGCCTCCTCAAATTGGTTAGGAAGAAGTACCATGAATCTGTATTCTCTCTTTCGACAAGTGCGAAAGCAACCGGTAGAATATTGTTATTCTCGTCCTGTGCAATGCCCATGAGAAGGGTGCCTGCGTACTTACCATACAGGTGTGTCCCGTCCACTGAGACTAGC
Coding sequences:
- the LOC114924965 gene encoding uncharacterized protein produces the protein MTTNLSECINSVLNGTRNLPVCAIVKSTYHRLNELFVMKGRQAQAQVASGQVFSQFLQKAILANREGIPQMLVTSYDRATTIFTVDEIATAGVQSWFRVNLRYRRCDCGYFQALHYPCAHALAACAYARLDWQEYVDLVYRVESVFRVYQMEFQPVPDEEMWPPNEGPHIRPNPLLRRTMEGRPVSTRIRNEMDDVEPGPGKRCGICRQPGHTRRHCPHASAT